From the Opitutia bacterium genome, one window contains:
- the folD gene encoding bifunctional methylenetetrahydrofolate dehydrogenase/methenyltetrahydrofolate cyclohydrolase FolD, with the protein MEIIDGNQVAAEIVAELKAEVAGYTGRKPCIALVRVGDDPASISYVKKKEKTAAEIGIESRLILPPVTITQAELCTIIDGLNADAGVDGILVQSPLPKGIDEVAVFRRIAAEKDVDGFHTLNLGKLAQEDETGFVACTPAGIMELLQRAKVSLAGKHVVVLGRSLIVGKPAALLAVQRKAWANATVTICHSQTKDLPAITRQADVLIAAIGKAEFVTADMVKPGVVVIDVGVNRVPDATKKTGYRLTGDVHFPTVSPLCAKITPVPGGVGPMTVAMLMKNTVKAYRQNRAA; encoded by the coding sequence ATGGAAATCATCGACGGCAATCAGGTCGCGGCCGAAATCGTCGCGGAACTCAAAGCGGAAGTCGCCGGCTACACCGGCCGCAAGCCCTGCATCGCCCTCGTGCGTGTCGGCGACGATCCGGCGTCGATTTCCTACGTGAAGAAAAAGGAGAAGACCGCCGCCGAGATCGGCATCGAGAGCCGCCTCATCCTCCCGCCGGTCACGATCACGCAGGCCGAACTCTGCACCATCATCGACGGCCTCAACGCCGACGCCGGTGTCGACGGCATCCTCGTGCAATCGCCGCTGCCGAAGGGCATCGACGAGGTCGCGGTGTTCCGCCGCATCGCCGCCGAGAAGGACGTCGACGGTTTCCACACGCTCAATCTCGGCAAGCTCGCGCAAGAGGACGAGACGGGCTTCGTCGCTTGCACGCCCGCCGGCATCATGGAGCTGCTCCAGCGCGCGAAAGTTTCCCTCGCCGGCAAACACGTCGTCGTGCTCGGCCGCTCGCTCATCGTCGGCAAACCCGCCGCGTTGCTCGCCGTCCAGCGCAAGGCGTGGGCCAACGCCACGGTCACGATCTGCCACTCGCAAACCAAGGATCTGCCCGCCATCACGCGGCAGGCCGACGTCCTCATCGCCGCCATCGGCAAAGCCGAGTTCGTCACCGCCGACATGGTGAAGCCGGGCGTCGTCGTCATCGACGTCGGCGTCAACCGCGTGCCCGACGCCACGAAGAAGACCGGCTATCGCCTCACCGGCGACGTGCATTTCCCGACCGTTTCCCCGCTCTGTGCCAAGATCACGCCGGTTCCCGGCGGCGTCGGCCCGATGACCGTCGCGATGTTGATGAAGAACACGGTCAAGGCCTACCGGCAAAACCGCGCCGCCTGA
- the hoxE gene encoding bidirectional hydrogenase complex protein HoxE — protein sequence MLLTEARRKLERKKAAATPHPSGDKRLVILDTFMKRQQFRGDALIEVLHKAQELFGFLDDGLLLYIAKSLKLPPSRVYGVATFYHFFSLKPQGEHNCVVCLGTACYVKGADKIMAALEKRTGIKSGETTPDNKLSLVTARCIGACGIAPAVVYDGTVAAKQTPDSALAAVEKLLTAPCNSKT from the coding sequence ATGCTACTCACGGAAGCCCGCCGAAAACTCGAGCGCAAGAAAGCCGCCGCCACCCCTCATCCCAGCGGCGACAAGCGACTCGTCATCCTCGACACCTTCATGAAGCGCCAGCAGTTCCGCGGCGACGCTCTCATCGAGGTCCTGCACAAGGCCCAGGAACTCTTCGGGTTCCTCGACGACGGCCTGCTGCTCTACATCGCGAAGTCGCTCAAGCTCCCGCCGAGCCGCGTCTACGGTGTCGCGACGTTCTATCACTTCTTCTCCCTGAAACCCCAGGGCGAGCACAACTGCGTCGTCTGCCTCGGCACCGCCTGCTACGTCAAGGGCGCCGACAAAATCATGGCCGCGCTCGAGAAGCGCACCGGCATCAAGAGCGGCGAGACCACGCCCGACAACAAGCTCTCGCTCGTCACCGCGCGCTGCATCGGCGCCTGCGGCATCGCGCCGGCCGTCGTCTACGACGGCACCGTCGCCGCGAAACAAACCCCCGACTCCGCGCTCGCCGCCGTCGAAAAACTTCTCACTGCCCCATGCAACTCGAAGACCTGA